Proteins encoded within one genomic window of Nitrospirota bacterium:
- a CDS encoding AtpZ/AtpI family protein produces MKPDFPEKIEKSVRDIVQGRKKAGFWHYAYLIGVGGWLLALPIVAGAYVGWYLDKKFPGGVSWTITLMLLGIAVGAYNVWYFLMRNAE; encoded by the coding sequence GTGAAGCCGGACTTCCCCGAGAAGATAGAGAAGTCCGTCCGGGACATCGTCCAGGGCAGGAAAAAGGCGGGTTTCTGGCATTACGCCTATCTCATCGGGGTGGGCGGCTGGCTCCTGGCCCTCCCCATAGTGGCCGGGGCCTATGTGGGCTGGTACCTGGACAAAAAGTTCCCCGGCGGGGTCTCCTGGACCATCACCCTGATGCTTCTAGGCATCGCCGTGGGGGCTTACAATGTGTGGTACTTCCTGATGAGAAACGCTGAATGA
- a CDS encoding F0F1 ATP synthase subunit epsilon, whose translation MTSRPFDVEIITPLQTLTRKVRHIRLEDETGYFGVMRGHMDFVTVLQPSVGYYSDVEGREVFLAVEGGVLLVRDGRVTLTSRGVFENTDPEKLKQTIEESMKRKERSEAAYASLVRGLERAFLEKSVEMERSR comes from the coding sequence ATGACCAGCAGGCCCTTTGACGTGGAGATAATAACCCCCCTTCAGACCCTGACCCGGAAGGTGAGGCACATACGGCTTGAAGACGAAACCGGTTACTTCGGGGTGATGCGGGGGCATATGGATTTTGTGACCGTGCTTCAGCCTTCGGTGGGCTATTATTCCGACGTCGAGGGCCGGGAGGTCTTCCTCGCTGTGGAGGGTGGGGTGCTGTTGGTCCGGGATGGCAGGGTAACCCTGACTTCCCGCGGGGTCTTTGAAAACACGGATCCGGAGAAGCTCAAGCAGACCATCGAGGAGTCCATGAAGCGGAAGGAACGCTCCGAGGCAGCCTATGCAAGCCTGGTGCGGGGCCTGGAGAGGGCATTCCTTGAGAAATCGGTGGAGATGGAAAGGTCCAGGTGA